In Pieris rapae chromosome 24, ilPieRapa1.1, whole genome shotgun sequence, a single window of DNA contains:
- the LOC110992815 gene encoding V-type proton ATPase subunit S1, which produces MAFSRFVLSFALLCVASSLASVSVPVLLWGDLAGPSMKSNPLGEVTQSEFEDILNNELKDDQFTVVFIDESLSVEDFSRKNSEGKTSFPYLKSNIAEALYLPAVDNVLEVFHKYSDSNADHVTLTENGLSAEIEKENVKYLFINLRDAREGESRADMLLRHNDFMEAMVSKLQEQYDKVAAIYTGEFPSWTIPESHLRTRRATPGVFYSTALNGLRFYAKDIIITSKAGEFNLTGLSGGTTNFNESVMQATLNFSNGSLILNFESKLGYWFLDSITYNGEELTTNSEVYAILGFSYRCGQTAIFSKVNDTEQTTVMFRDLKVQPFFKETNSSDTPQFGDSFNCVGFFSVPIWSGLFVTFVMLAITFYGIMMMLDIRTMDRFDDPKGKTITINAVE; this is translated from the exons atggCGTTTAGCCGTTTTGTGTTATCGTTTGCATTATTATGTGTTGCGTCTAGTTTGGCCTCGGTGAGTGTACCTGTTTTGCTATGGGGTGATTTAGCTGGTCCTTCAATGAAATCTAACCCTCTTGGAGAGGTAACTCAATCAGAATTCGAGGACATACTGAATAATGAGCTTAAGGATGACCAATTCACCGTCGTGTTCATCGATGAATCGCTATCCGTTGAGGACTTTTCACGTAAGAACTCCGAAGGAAAAACCTCATTTCCATATCTGAAATCAAATATTGCTGAGGCCTTATACTTACCAGCTGTAGATAATGTGTTGGAAGTATTCCACAAATACTCTGATTCAAACGCTGATCATGTGACCTTGACAGAAAATGGCCTATCTGCCGAGATTGAGAAGGAAAACGtgaaatatctatttatcAACTTAAGGGATGCTCGCGAGGGTGAGTCTAGAGCTGATATGCTTTTGCGTCACAACGATTTTATGGAGGCCATGGTTAGTAAGCTGCAAGAGCAATATGACAAAGTAGCTGCTATTTACACTGGAGAGTTCCCCTCATGGACCATTCCAGAAAGCCATTTACGTACTCGCCGTGCAACACCAGGTGTGTTCTACAGCACAGCTTTGAACGGCCTTAGATTCTATGCTAAGGATATAATCATCACTAGCAAGGCAGGAGAATTCAATCTTACTGGTCTTTCTGGAGGTACTACAAACTTTAATGAATCTGTCATGCAGGCTACTCTGAACTTTAGCAATGGATCCCTTATTTTGAACTTTGAGTCAAAATTAGGATACTGGTTCTTGG ATTCCATTACATACAATGGTGAGGAATTGACAACAAATTCTGAGGTGTATGCCATCCTTGGGTTCTCATACCGTTGTGGCCAGACTGCCATCTTCTCAAAAGTTAACGACACTGAACAGACAACTGTTATGTTCCGAGATTTGAAg GTTCAACCATTCTTCAAGGAAACCAACTCCAGTGACACACCACAATTCGGTGACTCCTTCAACTGTGTAGGATTCTTCTCAGTACCGATATGGTCTGGTCTCTTTGTCACCTTTGTGATGCTGGCCATTACCTTTTATGGTATTATGATGATGCTGGACATCAGAACGATGGACCGTTTTGATGATCCCAAAGGTAAAACCATCACCATCAACGCAGttgagtaa